The following nucleotide sequence is from Desulfallas thermosapovorans DSM 6562.
CAATGCGCTGCCGATGCCCTGTAATGCCCTGAAGGCAATCAGCATCTCCACCGATGTGGCCAGACCACATAATAAGGAAAACAGGAAGAAAGAAATATTGCCGGCAATAAAAACTTTTTTCCGGCCGACAATATCCGCAAGTCTGCCGAAAGGTACCAGAAAGGCTGCCGAAGCCAGTATGTAACTGGTTACCACCCAGCTCAGGTGCATGGCGCTGGCGTTAAACTGTTCACCAATGGCAGGTATGGCTAAATTTACAGCACTGCCCATAAACGGTGTCAAAAACGAAGCCATGGTGATTGTAATTAAGGTATGTCTTTTGAGTTGCGCGTCCTGGGTCAAATTCAACACCTCCGGTAACGCATCTTTTATAATTAGTTAATTACTATTACTACTTTATAATTAAAGTCTGAAACTGTAAAGCAATTTCGAATTTATATACTGGTTGGGAGCTGGTTTTTGTGTTCAGCCCTGGACTAAAGGGATGCGAAAGATATGGTGGAATTTTGGATGTGTATATTAAAGCAGGGGACGGTATAGGTGTTCACAGAACAAAACCGTCCCCGTGGGTGAAATCCGGTATATTTGTACAGGTAGATCAGTGTTCCGCCAAAAATAAATAACGCGCCAGTATCAACAAACTAAGCAGCCACATTAGCCAGTGTACTTCTTTGGTGCGGCCGCTGGCCAGCTTAAGAAGCACATAAAATATTATGCCCGCAGCGATTCCATTGGCAATACTGCCGGTGAAGGGCATGAGTACGATGGTTAAAAAAGCCGGCAGGCCCTCGGTAAAATCGTTAAAATCTATATTTTTCATGGCTTGCGCCATCAGCAGCCCTACAATGATAAGGGCCGGGGCAGTGGCTACGCCGGGTATTAACCCGGCCAGCGGAGCCAGCACCAGTGCCAGTAGAAAAAGCATGCCGGTGGTGACGGCGGTTAGGCCGGTGCGTCCTCCTTCGGCAACGCCGGCCGTACTCTCCACATAAGCGGTGACGGTACTGGTACCCATCAGGGCGCCAAAGGATACACCGGCGGCGTCCACCAGCATGGCTTTACCTAGCCGGGGCGATTGCCCCCTTTCATTCAACAGGCCTGCTTTCCCCGCAGTGCCCACCAGTGTGCCAAAAGTATCAAATAACTCCACAAAGGTAAAGGTGAAGATCACCGACCATAATCCCATTTCCAGAGCGCCGGCCAGGTCCAGCTTGCCCACCGCCAGGGCGGAAAAATCAGGCAGGGCAAAGGGTTGAAAACCGGCGGGTATACTGGTTACGCCCATGGGTAGTCCAATTAATGTGGTGATCAGGATACCGAATAGCAAGGCCCCTTTAACCTTTTTGGCCATTAGAAGTGCCGAAACCGTAAGGCCGATTAAAGCCAGCAGCGCGGCATTATTGCTAAAGGAACCCAGGTTAATATTCCACTCAAAGGAACTTAAAACAGCCACGCCCCCGAATTCACTGAGGGCATCAAGGGTGGGGGGGATTACCGGCCCGGCCTGGATAACCATAAATTCAGCC
It contains:
- a CDS encoding NCS2 family permease: MLNKLFKLEQYQTNTRTEIIAGVTTFMTMAYILFLNPNILAATGMDKNAVFFATAVAAGVVTIAMGLLVNFPIALAPGMGLNAYFATVAAQHVGIPWTIALGAVFISGLLFILLTVTQIRQLLVVAVPQSIKNAIIVGIGLFITMLGLKMAEFMVIQAGPVIPPTLDALSEFGGVAVLSSFEWNINLGSFSNNAALLALIGLTVSALLMAKKVKGALLFGILITTLIGLPMGVTSIPAGFQPFALPDFSALAVGKLDLAGALEMGLWSVIFTFTFVELFDTFGTLVGTAGKAGLLNERGQSPRLGKAMLVDAAGVSFGALMGTSTVTAYVESTAGVAEGGRTGLTAVTTGMLFLLALVLAPLAGLIPGVATAPALIIVGLLMAQAMKNIDFNDFTEGLPAFLTIVLMPFTGSIANGIAAGIIFYVLLKLASGRTKEVHWLMWLLSLLILARYLFLAEH